Within the Laribacter hongkongensis DSM 14985 genome, the region TTGAGAGGGCCGCACAATGAAAGCCTTTACCCGACTGACCGGACTCGTCTGTCCGCTCGACCGTGCCAATGTCGACACCGACGCCATCATTCCCAAGCAGTTCCTCAAGTCGATCCAGCGTTCCGGTTTCGGCCCCAACCTGTTTGACGAATGGCGCTACCTGGACCACGGCGAACCCGGCATGGACAACAGCATCCGGCCGCAAAACCCGGATTTTGTCCTCAATTTCCCGCGCTACCAGGGCGCGCAGATCCTGCTGGCCCGCGAAAACTTCGGCTGCGGCTCCAGTCGCGAACACGCACCGTGGGCACTGGATGACTACGGCTTCCGTGTGGTGATCGCTCCGTCGTTTGCCGACATCTTTTTCAACAACTGCTACAAGAACGGCCTGCTGCCGATCGTATTGCCAGCCGAAGTGATGGACCGCCTGTTTGCCGGATGCGAAGCCTCCGAAGGCTACCGGCTGACCGTGGATCTGGCCGCGCAGACCGTGACCACACCGCAGGGGGATTCGTTCGGTTTCGACATTACCGAGCACCGCAAGCACTGCCTGCTGAACGGGCTGGACGAAATCGGCCTGACCCTGCGCCATGCCGGTGAAATCAAGGCTTTTGAAGACAATCGCCGACAAACCCAGCCGTGGTTGTTCCGCTAAGCGATACGGAAAAGGCAGCCGCTCCTGTGGACAAATCCCGCAGGGGCGGTTTTTTATGTAAAAATGGTTGCCGTTATATGCGGTTGGCACACGCAGGCCTGCCAACCTTGTTCGTCTGACTGTCAGGTGATGCTGTACCTGACTGCCCACACGGATCGACATGACCGCAGCGAAAAGTTCCTTGCCTCTGGCTGATGCCAAAAACATGCCTGCCCTGGCGCAGGAAGTGATGCAGTTGCGGCAGGAAACTGCCTTGTTGCAGCAGTTGTTGCAACTGGCTGAGCAGGTGGCGGCCGGTTTACAGCTCAACGAGGTGCTGGACAGGGTGTATGACGGATTTCGCCACCTGATTCCCTATGATCGCATCGGTTGTGCGCTGCTTGAAGAAGATGGCTGTACATTGACAGCGGTATGGTCCCGCTCGGAAGCGCATGTGCCGCACATCGGTGAGGGATTCCGGCGTGGCTATCTTGGCTCCGGACTGGCGTGTCTGCTGCATTCGGGCCGGCCGCGCATCCTCAACAACCTGCAACTGTACCTTGCCGATCATCCCGGTTCAGAAGCCACCCGCCTCATCGTGGCCGAAGGCATGCACTCCAGCCTGACCTGTCCCTTGCTGGCGCAGGGGCGGCCCGTCGGTTTCCTGTTTTTTTCCAGCATGCGTCCGCATACCTACCGGGAAGAACATGAGCAGGCCTTCATGGGCATTGCCCGCCAGCTGGCCCTGCTGATCGAACGCGGCCAGATGTGCGAGCGCTTGCAGCTCCTCAACCACGAACTGTTGCAGGCCAAGAACCAGCTGGAAGTGCGGGCCACGTATGATCCGCTGACCCAGCTGCTGAACCGGGGAGCCATTCTCGAAGGACTCAGCCAGAGCTGCTGCGATCCCTCGCAGCCACTGGCCGTCATTCTGGCCGATATTGACCACTTCAAGAACGTCAACGATGTCCACGGCCACCAGGCCGGCGACATGGCGCTGGAAGCCGTGGCCCGGCGGCTGGGCCGGGTGCTGCGCGGAGGCGATGCCGTGGGACGTTACGGCGGCGAGGAATTCCTGATCGTGCTGCCTGGCGCCACGCCTGACGTGGCCATGATCGTGGCCGAGCGGCTGCGGCAGGCAG harbors:
- the leuD gene encoding 3-isopropylmalate dehydratase small subunit encodes the protein MKAFTRLTGLVCPLDRANVDTDAIIPKQFLKSIQRSGFGPNLFDEWRYLDHGEPGMDNSIRPQNPDFVLNFPRYQGAQILLARENFGCGSSREHAPWALDDYGFRVVIAPSFADIFFNNCYKNGLLPIVLPAEVMDRLFAGCEASEGYRLTVDLAAQTVTTPQGDSFGFDITEHRKHCLLNGLDEIGLTLRHAGEIKAFEDNRRQTQPWLFR
- a CDS encoding GGDEF domain-containing protein, with the translated sequence MTAAKSSLPLADAKNMPALAQEVMQLRQETALLQQLLQLAEQVAAGLQLNEVLDRVYDGFRHLIPYDRIGCALLEEDGCTLTAVWSRSEAHVPHIGEGFRRGYLGSGLACLLHSGRPRILNNLQLYLADHPGSEATRLIVAEGMHSSLTCPLLAQGRPVGFLFFSSMRPHTYREEHEQAFMGIARQLALLIERGQMCERLQLLNHELLQAKNQLEVRATYDPLTQLLNRGAILEGLSQSCCDPSQPLAVILADIDHFKNVNDVHGHQAGDMALEAVARRLGRVLRGGDAVGRYGGEEFLIVLPGATPDVAMIVAERLRQAVAGEPVDLGGGRSQSLTLSLGVCCQPGGQAHDVACLIAEADQALYAAKAGGRNQVMLAA